The following is a genomic window from Amphiura filiformis chromosome 4, Afil_fr2py, whole genome shotgun sequence.
GCATGTTCTTTCCGTCGTCTTAGTCTTGCATTTGACAGTTTCGTATGCAAATCCACCAAACCGGTGGATTGGAGCAGTCAACACTGGTGCCGATGGAAGCTGCCACCCCTTCTGCTGGTATCCATTCGACCCAAAAACAGGAGTGACAGCTCTCCTCATCTTCTTCTTTATCGTCCCATTTGATGGTCCTTTGGTACACTTTGTACTTGTAGGCTTTGTCTTGCATGTACTAGTAGTTTCTTCAGCCTTGTCTTTCTTTGGTCGCCTTGGTTTGGGCAAGAGGGGCGGAATCATTGTCTTCGCTGCTGTTGAACTTGTCGGTACTGTACCACTTGTTGGCAGATGATTTTCAACTGCTCTCTGAAGATCGGCTGCAAAACTTTCATAACCAATATCATCCAGATGTAAACCATCTTCACACAAGTCTCTGGTGGTGATCGAGTTCCGAACAAACTTCATATTTTTACCTTTGTTTGTCAAATCACATATGGCGTGATTATAAGCCGTTATATGTATGTCGTCACGTGGCAACAGTTCCGAGCACAGGATTAGAGTGTCAGGAAATTTGAGCTTAAGTCTTATTAGCATGCTGTTGTAATCTTTAACAAATCTGGTCAGCAACCCACAGTTTCCCAAATTGTTCGTTCCAACGTGTACAAGTAGCACAGAAGGTGGTGGAAGGTGGCTTATATCTTGTGTTGCAACCAACTTTTCAACAGATTTTGTTGTAGCACCTCGGTTGAAATATGGAACATAAGAACCTCCCAGGCTTGCAGGCAGATGTTTGGTAAGAGAATCACCATATATGAATGCCACTGGCAGAGGCCCCCCAGGTTCTGGAGATGGCCTGGAAGTAAACAAAAAGATCAAAAGAAACATTAGTGGCTGTATGCAAAATGTAGTTGTACACGTCATCAATATTTTAGGGGCTAGTGCAACAAAGACTCCATTTCTGACAACATTGTGTTTGCAGCCTCCTTTCTTCATTTAATGTCAAATGCTAAgaccaaaacaaaaatcaaaacaaaagctGTTTGATTGACAGACCCTTATCAAACAATTGTTTTGAaacaaggcctaaaaaaattgtttgattggcctaAGCCCTGTaacaacataaaaaataaaataagggtAGGTCGGACTTGGTAGgcgtttttttcttcttcttcttgtttttACACACGCTGAATTAAGCTGTAAATGCgcgataaaggccttggaacttttttttttttttctttttttttaaagtttcgcATATGTGTCTGAgtggtttttcatttttaattgacTTTGAAGTGACAATCATAAAAAACCGGcagaaaatgcaataaaaaaatcTCGCGCACAACACACGCGTTCAAAGCTATGACAAAAatcatttcttttatatttttttttgaatgaaaatttgTTCCATTGCCCAAGCCTCaatctaatataatattaaacatgAATGAGAATCGTAAGGTAAGGTAGCAACAAAGATACAGTGAGGTAACAACATAGATCTTACAATGGTGTCATGTTGTGCGGAAGTATGGGAATCAGGGTAGTAGCTACGCCGGGCGCTGCCGGGCAGGGCCGCccggcacaaaaaaaaaaattacaatttaaaaaaaaaaaatcatcataagaaaatcaaaataattttttttaggggggtgatACCCCTTAAGCGAgtccctggacccccggccgtaaGCGCGAGAGCTCGCAATAATTTGCCACCTGGCATAGAAAttggcctagctacaaccctgatgggaataccccccccccccacactatCAGAACTctaaattacgaaaatttccgcTTTTTCACAAAAATTTTTTGATTCAAATGAACCCCCACCCCAACAAaaaattcactttaccccacccCCGCTCAGAATTTTGTTCACAGTGTGGGAAtctttgcagaataaatttgcgggagtCATTcaattcttgcaaatcaacttcagTGTAGGCCCCTACTgtattaaataaaaaatcttgcgagaatcaacttttgaattcacgcaaatctgtttacgagaatctttgcaagaatAGATTCTCCGATTCTCAACGAaattctgaccccccccccccccgacactgTCATCATGACTgttgacagtcatgacagtacacatgtttttgtgtgcattattatttatataattattgtgtTAATGCAATCAATGATCATTAACATAAAATCATGTCTTGTCTCAACGTCTCTACATACTTTTAACATTCGGGACCACTGACATTTGTCCGAGACCGAGATCGAAAACCAGTTTCCCAAACCTGTCTGCTCATGCCTTTCCAAACTCCAGACCATTTACCAGaatcatattgatttatttcatgCTGAATTAAATTCATAAAACACGCCATATCATCGGGGAATAGCATGTTAAATCGTACCCAAGTGCCGATTGAAACGAacaaaaaattgtacaaaatggcCCGAAAAAATGGTCATTTTCGTTGGCGGATTTTTATTATTGGAACTTGTCGGTCCCAAGTGATTTTGGTATCAAACGAAAGCTTCGTCTCTCAACTACAACAAAAACACACCGAAATTAACGTCAATTTCTTGACCCGGTCAAACGGATAGTTACAAACTACTCATGCCACACAATTCTTCAAATCCACCCGAAACTTCCAACCCATATTTCATCACTATACGATCATCGAAACTGGTCAAATTTGGACTTAAAATACTCGTAAGAATCTTTACATTTCAACTTACCTCGCCATTTTGTCGCAGCACTGCAGATCGAACCGGAAATCGCCTCTGACAGATATTTGGCATAAGGCAGACCTTTCCTATGACGTATTTCACAAGGTTGACATCCTACGATCGCGGTTTAGAAAATGCGAGGTCATCACTGCCAGCACGATCGCTGCATACTGACTGTGTGtaatgaataaagcttaaattgtataaacaatgatattaatgtcacaataaattgTTCAATATCGCAATCAATAtactctgattggaatattctcacaacAATAGGGGGGTTCATGTCTTGCGGCGCGGtaatataccttttttttttcggtattattaaacagtatttttatcataaaaatggaCATaaacaactcatgattgtttttaacattcatttcttttatcttttaacaatttttgtcacatcattcaaaaatgtcattttccgtgttgtacctccgattccgtgattttcttccgttttccgtaaaacggaaaactttggACTCTAGCCTAATGGTGAAAAAATAGACCAAAAAGCCATTTCAATAGTGTACCCACATCTAAGATGGAGTCATATTTGCAAATGTGTGTTAAAATGGAGAACAGTTTCAAAATTGTGAAACTTAAATAACAAGAAACTTTCTTGGTTTATGCCCAAATATCTACTAATATACATGAGATGTTGTAAATAGCcagtaataaataatattatttagtTGGTTTGAAATGATTTAAAAGGCTACCTTTTATACTGACATGGGTTTCCAGTGAAAAACATAAACATGGTGCCTGACTTAATAAATGAAATTTTACTAGCCGTGCATGCAAAATAACTACACTTCAAGATTTAAATGAGTATTATTATGTTCACTCAGATAGTCAGTTTCCATTAATTTTGGGCTCTACTTCAGGAGGAATATAGGAATTGAAAGACTAAGCTTGCTATCATTTCAAATATAAAACACGTTTCCATGTTGTCACAATCAGATATAGCTACAAAAAACACAATATAAATGGGCTGGCATCAATAATGCCATTTCTGACTTGTTTGTATTGCAGATTTCAATGTCTGTATTAACAACAGAGTATGCTCCCAGTAAACacattatgggctattccatttaaaatccacactaaccctgtagaagatttagctgaagtattccacagagggagtaagagttttgattagaatagacaaatagtgtaacttccatttgaaatactcactccagttgtggaagatataggtaaagccataatacagggggagtatgggtttcaaaatgattaaccctgaccaattacattcgaaaaaacatactcccccatgtggcagatatttccaaaatcttccacaggggtagtgtggattttaaatggaatagcccaatgtattattttcaaaaagCCAGATATTTAACGGTTGACAAAAACTATTTCCAACAAAAGTTTTGTTATAAATGGGAGTTGTTATAGAACATTGCACacaaatgtttaaaacgtttccGTCTATAAATTTATTTTTTCCGTCTGCAGATACTTTcgaaatgttattttttataaCATATTGTAAATTCTGAagcccccatgtgtaataattttgcaatcaaacaatttttttaggccttaaaggaaatctgtaccataaactaatcaatggctaatatagttatatacccctaaatatgaatttcggaatattcctaacaaagaaaaagcacttttaatccttcgtttctgcgattcatggaagccgccatgatagctgcttgcgaatcctttctgccacaagcggtatagtgtaacctttcacacagaccctggCGGCGTAGtttgctatggcattcgcgaccccacagcaaattttggtttttagtgctgtttttacttttcgttctcaaaagacattgttgatcataaatattacttaaaatacatttttttatgttcttctgtagttttatgggtaaaaattgtcgcgttttcttttgagcgaatgttgaatctgaactttggtagtattaagctttcgtgtcaccaaagttcacgagggacgagctggtggcacggattttgctggtttcaaaatcgggtaccgttacagcgtaataaaatacatcgggtatcaatatggccgccaccatggattacaaactgatcgctgattgtcgtaaggaattaagaatttctccttgggacttttactgtttgttgtttttattattactgcaactatatagccattgattagtttatggtacagatttcctttaatgctgaaatttgatgatatttatctaaagagttccttgGTCATGCTTGCTGGTCATGagtgcccatgggtcacatgtgtatttataaatatagttgaaGGTAGCTGACTAATTAACCCCAGACGGAGACAATGATACACAAGGCAACAGCAAATTTTGGTAATACTTATTGGCCATCAGGATAGACAATAATTTAATTTTCATAAACAAAGATTTCAGCCATTATATCATTACAAGCAAAGGGTTTGTACACAACCCTGGAATGAAATCAGaaaggatgggattccaagataaaagtaaaatactcaacccaatttctgtacGACAGTAAACCAACTGAGGAATCATGAATCCCAAATCAAGCAAGTTCAAAAAGGGAAGAATCAaaaggatgggattccaagataaaagtaaaaatactcaacccaattttgTTCGACAGTAAACCAACTGAGGAAATGAATCCCAATCGCAAATTCAAAGGGGAACTCCAGAATAAGAGCAAAGCAgctcaacccaatttctattcTACAGTAAGCATTACTGAGGAACGTGGAGCCCACAAATAACCCGACAAAGGGATTTTTATAATGGCGAAACTTTCCACTCTATcagtttttcattatataattagtgCATACAGTATTAActgatattaatatgaaatatagATATACAGGTGCATATAAGTGGAAGATGcaagataaaagaaaacaaacatctccTTGTATAATACATGTTTATAGCTTGTCCTCTAAGTATTATATGTAATTAAACGTGACATGTTTAACTCTTGATCGATAAGTCTGTCTTCTGTGAGGACTCCTttctatgttagaatttttttttgataacagATGTTGTAATAATGCAATAAGCTGCAGTTAAATTTTATGCTgctattatatataaaaattAGCATTATAATGAATTTTGCCCGCGCATGTCGGGAGCTTATCAtttatttgctattttatatCAACAAAGATATTTGAGATTCCAAGATGAAAGCAAAATGCTCAACCCAATATCTGTTCTACAGTAACACTACTGAGGAATCTGAATCCCAAAGCAATCCTGgggaaaattaatacaaatcctcatggaattccaagataaaagtaaaaatactcaacccaatttctgttctaCAGTGAATACCCGACTGAAGAATCCAAATCCCATAAAAAATTTTCTTTACCCATATAATTATTTGTGCTCCAATAGCATGCCTAAAGCATGCTTTATAATCGTGcaactatttaatttgttttcCTTAATTATGTAAGGAAAGCAGTACCtgcctttttttaaaaacaacttaTGATTTGCTTGAAATAACGTTATGTGCTTGCATTAACATATTTGACAAACACATAGGCTCCCCTAAAATTGGGAGAGGTGGGTGGGAATTAAAATTTTGTGTCTATCCATTCTGGAAACCAATAATGTAATGAAGACAAAACACCACGACAGTGACCAGCGCAGAGCGAGAGGGCAGCTCTCATTGGTCAACACACGCGATGCTGTCACGCTGCTATGGCAACACCCGGCCGGGAACACACAGACCCTATCGTTATGAACCGGAATTGCTTCAGCgtggggtcaaatttgttttcttatcgTTTCACGTTAGAAAACTTTATTAACCCCAGACGGAGACAATGATACACAAGGCAACAGCAAATTTTGGTAATACTTATTGGCCATCAGGATAGACAATAATTTAATTTTCATAAACAAAGATTTCAGCCATTATATCATTACAAGCAAAGGGTTTGTACACAACCCTGGAATGAAATCAGaaaggatgggattccaagataaaagtaaaaatactcaacccaatttctgtacGACAGTAAACCAACTGAGGAATCATGAATCCCAAATCAAGCAAGTTCAAAAAGGGAAGAATCAaaaggatgggattccaagataaaagtaaaaatactcaacccaattttgTTCGACAGTAAACCAACTGAGGAAATGAATCCCAATCGCAAATTCAAAGGGGAACTCCAGAATAAGAGCAAAGCAgctcaacccaatttctattcTACAGTAAGCATTACTGAGGAACGTGGAGCCCACAAATAACCCGACAAAGGGATTTTTATAATGGCGAAACTTTCCACTCTATcagtttttcattatataattagtgCATACAGTATTAActgatattaatatgaaatatagATATACAGGTGCATATAAGTGGAAGATGcaagataaaagaaaacaaacatctccACACAAGTTTATTAGGAATGGAATGACTGAGAAACTTGCCAAAACCCCCCGCCCCTCCGCCCCCACACATAAATCAGAGCTGAATGCTGATTAATACGTTTTTGGCATGCTTCTCAGTGCACCTGAAGGGTAATGTATTGAATTTAGCTGGTTATTGAAGTGAAATTCTGAGAATTGTGaacatttgtacataaacatgtaggaTGTCAAAGGGGGAATGCAgaatcaacgtgataactagccggctgcgcaacctcaacaTAAAACTTGAACacatttaaatttttagattttgatgAACAAGAAAACTGAGGACATAGTACTTGacccctgtctagctatcccatgccaacctggtgctGGTTCCTTCCATCCCGCTACGTAACATAAGACATAGCTGACCAAAGCGTCGCATAATTTGAAATACTTTTTAATAATGCATATGAAACAATCATGCTTCTGAAGAAAAGCAAACTCAACTCTGACTAATTTTCATCACAGGTCTGTCCATTTCACCATTTGACCAGGCATTTATCTTTATAAAGTTCTGCTCAGTTGACCAGGCCTTTGTgtgaattttgcaaaatataaactCCATCTGCATAAACACTTCATTCAGTTTACTTTGTAGAATATGGTCAAACAAATGTCTTGTCACTTATCTATTCTCATTAAAAGTTATACCACTCGTTTTATGGATATGGTAATTTCCCAATATTTGGGCTGTCTTAACTCTGACGAATTTCATTGTTCATGTATATGGTAATTGTGGTCAGGGTGGCCCAACATCGTGACTACACTTCATTTAGTCTTGTCCTCAACCTCTGAATCACATATCGTCTGCTCAGTAAACAATTCCACGAGATACTCTGTCGCACCCATATTACCCACATGCTCATCTTTTCTGTAACAAGTAGAACAAAATGAAAAGGAAACAGTAGGGCAAGTATATAGTTCTTAATTAGCACACCTGGAGTGTGAAAGGTACTTTTGCTGTCTGTACAAACGATTAAACGATttccattatcaaaatcaatatattatagaaaaataacactttgatcttTTGCAAAGGTTCCTTctacaattttttaattttttcttaatttattgCTGCTAAATGGATTATCtacgtttacaaaagtgttgtttcagcccttttaacatataactcaagaaccacagacctACAAAATATATATCTGTGAATATAGATTCTTCAACgagctcgctatgaaatgagcaaccaatgcaatttttgccaaagctcactaccattcgcaaaatgctgtaCACTACCAAAACTGCCAAGGACGCCATTCTCAGAGATTACCTGGAacatcataattattaattatatgtcCGTCGGACCCCATGGGTTTTTAACAATCAGAATTCCATGTCCTAGTGACCTACTCAGACCTACTACAAATAGATACCTAATGGTAATTTCttaagttcttcttcttcttccttataagtgcctccctcatatgtatgagtattgtcgcactgcatacagacaagctgtactactctggaacctagagtagatgagcaagtagagtgaagtgtcttgctcaaggacacaaagagccggacctgtgattcgaacccttgacccttggtaGGCCTACCTCATAATTTCTACCAATCAACTTCCTTCATTGCACTGAACTCATATAAAAACCTGTAATTAACCTGCTTGACCCTGGAATTTCAACAACATCACTTGCTAAGGGGTGCTAAAGAGGTAGCAGAGAAcccaattttacttcttttaacattgtaaccatggtaactgacgTGATGTAAGCCTATTGCTCCATTGAATGGAATAATTTATACAGTTGTAATTAACATGCTTGACCCCGAGATTTCAACATCAATTGCTATAAAATTTGTGTTTGTGTGACCTAATTGCACGCCTTAAGGGTAgagcgaggtattgttggtcgaagcaacctaaaattcgattttcattatctagatcaatatgttattgaaaattaacaccttgatgttttgcaaaagttcattctacaaatcgtatacattgcaaacttgcttaatttattgttgttaatgagttatgtacgttatacaaaggtgttgttgtttcagccctctttacaacgtaactaaagaaccCCAACACCTatcaaagtatatctgtgatattttaattcttctacacactcgctatgaattgagcaatgcagtttttgacaaagctcactaccattcgtaagatgctgtaaactaccaaatcacaacagtttaaaataattaataaccttaaagattCTCCAGCTCTCAAAACCCAAAACGATTTGCACgccatacaggctgagtcaaaaagaagtaaactcatgtttgaggggctgtaactcgagacctgtaaggaatctgctaaaaatgaaaataccactggaaagagcaaattctacacgtcaaaataaaaaaaagaattgttgcaattgctcacagcaaactcaagttatactcatttgaatacaaccacccatttttgtagctacacacggtttcacttcccaagtaggggcctacctattatgctgattggtaaggcgcgatattcaaatgcaaataaagttctgtggcaggtgtggtttcgatcaataattcctacatgttaaagggctcttttcaatgtgaattttacctcattgcactacattataatcaaacgggccaaatgacaacatggcaccacaatttaccgcacgggagcgcacgtttctgtcgacgaagtatcatgaaattaagagtcccactgaagttcagcgtctttcgtctccaatttcctacagctaaccgggtttcatgtaagggagcagtatataagaatgtgaacaagctcaatgtgtaTGGGACACTAAGAAACAGACAGTCGGAAGCATCAGGCAGacgaccacgaactgctagatcacaagtgaacattgctagagttagacatgcgtcacagcaagaccaaagatcaccTCAATCCTTTTCCCAACATTCcgcaatcaagcttctgccggatcgttcgtaaagacttgaattggtatccctgcaaactatagtaccgtcatggactttgttgaatattaatt
Proteins encoded in this region:
- the LOC140149568 gene encoding uncharacterized protein, with translation MARPSPEPGGPLPVAFIYGDSLTKHLPASLGGSYVPYFNRGATTKSVEKLVATQDISHLPPPSVLLVHVGTNNLGNCGLLTRFVKDYNSMLIRLKLKFPDTLILCSELLPRDDIHITAYNHAICDLTNKGKNMKFVRNSITTRDLCEDGLHLDDIGYESFAADLQRAVENHLPTSGTVPTSSTAAKTMIPPLLPKPRRPKKDKAEETTSTCKTKPTSTKCTKGPSNGTIKKKMRRAVTPVFGSNGYQQKGWQLPSAPVLTAPIHRFGGFAYETVKCKTKTTERTCFNTSPYRRVREKARRKKRRRKRIRKQRSRRRRKQWNGSTLMQVQYLLVQLNQEAERCVQHEKIEEAPVEEVNILHLLFGDIEDHTPELGEFGIIFCQPDLLG